One genomic segment of Brevibacillus laterosporus LMG 15441 includes these proteins:
- the wecB gene encoding non-hydrolyzing UDP-N-acetylglucosamine 2-epimerase: MKKIKVMTVFGTRPEAIKMAPLVHELKKHKEQIESIVCVTAQHRQMLDQVLEIFQITPDMDLNIMKDRQTLIDITTRALESLDKAIKEAQPDIVLVHGDTTTTFVASLASFYNQVAIGHVEAGLRTWDKYSPFPEEMNRQLTGVMADLHFSPTEGSADNLRRENKQEQAIYITGNTAIDALQTTVKSDYQHPVLEKVAGKKMVLMTAHRRENLGDPMRRIFRAVRKLVDEHEEIAVVYPVHLNPAVQEVAQEFLGNHDRIHLIDPLDAFDFHNFARHAHLILTDSGGVQEEAPSLGVPVLVLRDTTERPEGIAAGTLKLAGTDEQQVYEMANELLTNSVAYEQMAQAANPYGDGKASERIVKAILYHFGYISDRPVPFQPSQEKLLSK, from the coding sequence ATGAAAAAGATAAAAGTAATGACGGTATTCGGGACAAGACCGGAGGCTATCAAGATGGCTCCGCTTGTTCACGAGTTAAAAAAACATAAAGAACAGATTGAATCTATCGTATGCGTGACAGCACAACATCGACAAATGTTGGATCAGGTTCTGGAAATTTTCCAGATCACGCCTGACATGGATTTAAATATTATGAAGGATCGTCAGACTTTGATCGACATCACCACCCGTGCATTAGAAAGCTTGGATAAAGCGATCAAAGAGGCACAACCAGATATCGTGCTCGTACATGGCGACACCACGACAACCTTCGTTGCAAGCTTGGCTTCCTTCTACAATCAGGTAGCGATCGGACATGTTGAAGCTGGTCTTCGTACGTGGGACAAGTATTCTCCATTCCCGGAAGAGATGAATCGCCAGCTGACAGGAGTTATGGCTGATCTTCATTTTTCACCAACAGAAGGATCGGCAGATAATTTACGCCGTGAGAACAAGCAAGAGCAAGCCATCTATATTACGGGGAATACTGCGATTGATGCATTACAGACAACTGTGAAGTCTGACTATCAGCATCCTGTCTTGGAAAAGGTAGCAGGCAAAAAGATGGTGTTGATGACAGCCCATCGTCGTGAAAATCTAGGTGATCCAATGCGCCGTATCTTCCGAGCTGTGCGTAAATTGGTAGATGAGCATGAAGAGATCGCTGTGGTTTACCCTGTGCATCTAAACCCAGCGGTGCAGGAAGTGGCACAAGAGTTCTTGGGGAACCATGATCGTATCCATTTAATTGATCCGTTAGATGCGTTTGACTTCCACAACTTTGCTCGACATGCTCACTTGATTCTGACAGACTCAGGTGGAGTGCAGGAAGAAGCTCCTTCTCTTGGGGTACCGGTACTTGTCTTGCGTGACACCACAGAGCGTCCAGAAGGAATCGCGGCTGGTACGTTGAAATTGGCAGGCACAGATGAGCAACAGGTATATGAGATGGCAAATGAATTGTTAACCAATTCAGTGGCATATGAACAAATGGCGCAAGCAGCAAATCCATATGGAGACGGAAAGGCATCGGAAAGAATTGTGAAAGCAATCCTGTACCATTTTGGTTACATTTCTGATCGCCCAGTCCCTTTTCAACCAAGTCAAGAGAAGTTATTATCTAAATAA
- the upp gene encoding uracil phosphoribosyltransferase, whose translation MSRVYVFDHPLIQHKLTFIRDKNTGTKEFRELVDEVATLMAYEITRDMPLEEVEIQTPVATCKSNVIAGKKVGLVPILRAGLGMVDGVLKLIPAAKVGHVGLYRDPETLQPVEYYVKLPSDVAERELIVIDPMLATGGSAVAAIEALKKRGAKNLKLMCLIAAPEGIKVIQDEHPDVDIFVAKVDEYLDDHGYIIPGLGDAGDRLYGTK comes from the coding sequence ATGAGCCGTGTATATGTATTTGACCATCCTTTGATTCAGCATAAGTTGACGTTTATTCGTGATAAAAATACAGGAACAAAAGAATTTCGCGAGTTGGTAGATGAAGTAGCAACTCTTATGGCGTATGAGATTACCAGAGATATGCCTTTAGAAGAGGTAGAAATCCAAACACCAGTAGCAACTTGTAAATCCAATGTAATTGCAGGTAAAAAAGTAGGGCTAGTACCGATTTTGCGTGCTGGATTAGGCATGGTTGACGGTGTACTGAAATTAATTCCTGCTGCAAAAGTAGGGCATGTAGGGCTGTATCGTGATCCGGAAACATTGCAACCGGTAGAATACTATGTAAAATTACCATCCGATGTTGCTGAGCGTGAGTTGATTGTTATTGACCCTATGCTAGCAACAGGGGGTTCGGCAGTTGCTGCTATTGAAGCTCTGAAAAAACGTGGTGCTAAGAACCTTAAATTAATGTGTTTAATCGCTGCTCCCGAAGGAATTAAGGTCATCCAAGACGAACACCCAGATGTAGATATCTTCGTAGCGAAAGTAGATGAATATCTGGACGATCATGGCTATATTATTCCTGGACTAGGAGATGCCGGAGATCGTTTATACGGAACGAAATAG
- the glyA gene encoding serine hydroxymethyltransferase: protein MMFDILKEKDPQITEAIRLELGRQRDKIELIASENFVSRTVMEAMGTVLTNKYAEGYPGRRYYGGCEYVDIAENIARDRVKEIFGAEHANVQPHSGAQANMAVYFTILQPGDTVLGMNLSHGGHLTHGSSVNFSGTLYNFVEYGVDEETHLINYEIVREKALEHKPKLIVAGASAYPREIDFAKFREIADEIGAYLMVDMAHIAGLVAAGLHQNPVPHAHFVTSTTHKTLRGPRGGLILCKEEFAKAIDKSVFPGIQGGPLMHVIAAKAVAFGEALQPEFKEYSQRVVNNARAFAAALQAEGLQLVSGGTDNHLVLVDVRNLELTGKVAEHLLDEVGITTNKNTIPFDPASPFVTSGVRMGTPAVTSRGFDEEAMKEVAGIIALTLKNPEDQAKHAEARERVAALNKKFPLYEGLSI from the coding sequence ATGATGTTCGATATCTTAAAAGAAAAAGATCCACAAATTACAGAAGCTATTCGTTTGGAATTAGGTCGCCAGCGTGACAAGATTGAGCTAATTGCATCAGAAAACTTTGTTAGTCGTACTGTAATGGAAGCGATGGGGACTGTACTTACTAACAAGTATGCGGAAGGTTATCCGGGTCGCCGCTATTACGGTGGTTGTGAATATGTGGATATTGCAGAAAACATCGCACGTGATCGCGTCAAGGAAATTTTCGGTGCAGAACATGCCAACGTACAGCCGCATTCTGGCGCTCAAGCTAACATGGCGGTTTACTTTACCATTCTACAGCCAGGAGATACTGTATTGGGCATGAACTTATCCCATGGCGGTCATTTAACCCATGGTAGTAGCGTTAACTTCTCAGGTACTCTCTATAATTTTGTTGAATATGGTGTGGATGAAGAGACGCATCTGATTAACTATGAGATCGTTCGAGAAAAAGCATTAGAACACAAACCAAAATTGATTGTAGCTGGTGCAAGTGCGTATCCGCGTGAGATTGATTTTGCTAAGTTCCGTGAAATTGCGGATGAGATTGGAGCTTATCTCATGGTTGATATGGCGCATATCGCTGGCCTTGTCGCAGCAGGCTTACATCAAAATCCAGTACCGCATGCTCATTTTGTTACATCCACTACACATAAAACATTACGCGGTCCGCGCGGTGGCTTAATTCTTTGCAAGGAAGAGTTTGCCAAAGCAATCGACAAATCTGTATTCCCAGGAATACAGGGTGGACCATTGATGCATGTCATTGCGGCAAAGGCGGTAGCCTTCGGTGAAGCGCTACAACCAGAATTCAAAGAATACTCCCAGCGTGTAGTCAACAATGCTCGTGCTTTTGCTGCGGCACTACAGGCGGAAGGATTACAGCTAGTGTCTGGTGGTACGGATAATCATCTGGTATTAGTAGACGTACGAAATCTAGAGCTTACAGGTAAGGTGGCAGAGCATCTTCTTGATGAAGTAGGTATTACGACAAACAAAAATACAATCCCATTTGATCCAGCTAGCCCGTTTGTAACAAGCGGTGTACGCATGGGTACGCCAGCGGTTACTAGTCGTGGATTTGATGAGGAGGCAATGAAGGAAGTAGCTGGCATCATTGCTTTGACCCTGAAGAATCCAGAGGATCAAGCTAAGCATGCAGAAGCTCGTGAACGTGTTGCCGCATTAAACAAGAAGTTCCCGCTGTATGAAGGATTGTCTATCTAA
- a CDS encoding TIGR01440 family protein has protein sequence MEIARLKQEIRDCVLELGKVAKLRADQLLVIGCSTSEVIGQHIGKAGSQEVAGAIWKGIEEARQQTGFQLAFQCCEHLNRALVVERSILRQYGLEEVSVIPVPRAGGSMAAYAYQHMQMPAVVEHIKADAGLDIGDTFIGMHLKHVVVPVRLSRKQIGEAHLTAAYTRPKMIGGARAVYERIDQLTCT, from the coding sequence GTGGAAATTGCTCGTCTCAAGCAAGAGATCAGGGACTGTGTACTGGAATTAGGTAAGGTAGCAAAGCTGCGTGCTGACCAGCTTCTGGTGATCGGTTGCAGTACGAGCGAGGTGATTGGTCAGCATATTGGTAAAGCAGGTAGCCAAGAAGTAGCTGGCGCTATCTGGAAGGGGATTGAAGAAGCTCGGCAACAAACAGGCTTTCAGCTTGCTTTTCAATGCTGTGAGCATTTAAATCGTGCCCTTGTTGTAGAACGTTCTATTTTAAGACAATATGGACTTGAAGAAGTAAGTGTTATTCCGGTACCGCGTGCAGGAGGATCTATGGCAGCCTATGCCTATCAGCATATGCAAATGCCGGCTGTGGTAGAGCATATAAAAGCAGATGCTGGCCTTGATATTGGAGATACCTTTATCGGCATGCATCTAAAGCACGTGGTAGTTCCAGTTAGACTTAGTCGTAAACAAATAGGAGAGGCTCATCTTACAGCAGCCTATACACGACCAAAAATGATTGGCGGAGCACGAGCGGTTTATGAACGTATTGATCAATTAACTTGTACTTAG
- the rpiB gene encoding ribose 5-phosphate isomerase B: protein MKVALAADHGGVHLKEEIKKLLTSMQIAFEDFGCNCETSVDYPDYALPVAEKVASGEFDRGILVCGTGIGMSIAANKVRGIRCALVHDTFSAKATREHNDTNMLAMGERVIGPGLALDIVKIWLGTDFEGGRHENRVKKVMDIEAKYSGVK from the coding sequence ATGAAAGTAGCATTAGCAGCCGATCACGGCGGAGTACATCTAAAAGAAGAGATCAAAAAGCTTTTAACATCCATGCAGATTGCGTTCGAAGATTTTGGTTGTAATTGCGAGACCTCTGTTGATTACCCAGACTATGCCTTGCCTGTTGCGGAAAAAGTAGCTTCTGGAGAGTTTGACAGAGGTATTTTAGTATGTGGGACAGGTATTGGGATGTCCATTGCGGCTAATAAGGTACGTGGAATTCGTTGTGCATTAGTTCATGATACATTCTCTGCCAAAGCAACTCGTGAGCATAATGATACGAATATGCTAGCGATGGGAGAGCGAGTAATTGGACCTGGCCTAGCTCTTGATATTGTGAAAATTTGGCTAGGAACTGATTTTGAAGGTGGCCGTCATGAGAATCGCGTTAAGAAAGTGATGGATATTGAGGCCAAATATTCGGGAGTGAAGTAA
- a CDS encoding low molecular weight protein arginine phosphatase codes for MRILFVCTGNTCRSPMAEVLFREQVKDLQMEIASAGVAVFEGQPASLHAQQVLGEKGLAHEHASKQITNDQINQADLIITMTQGHKIAILSHFPEATAKVYSLKEYAYGEQGDITDPYGGSLEIYRATAQELEKDLQAVREKLLKIVNEKNNEYRQDME; via the coding sequence ATGCGAATTTTATTTGTTTGTACGGGCAATACTTGCAGAAGTCCCATGGCAGAAGTTCTTTTCCGTGAACAAGTAAAGGATTTACAAATGGAAATTGCCTCAGCGGGAGTTGCTGTGTTTGAGGGGCAGCCTGCTTCCTTGCATGCCCAACAGGTGCTAGGGGAAAAGGGACTAGCGCATGAGCATGCTTCGAAACAGATAACAAATGACCAAATAAATCAGGCTGACCTTATCATTACGATGACTCAAGGGCATAAAATAGCAATTTTGAGTCATTTTCCTGAAGCGACGGCAAAGGTATACTCATTAAAAGAGTATGCGTATGGAGAGCAAGGCGATATTACAGATCCTTACGGTGGAAGCTTAGAGATATATCGGGCTACAGCGCAGGAATTAGAAAAGGATCTACAAGCCGTGCGCGAAAAACTACTGAAGATCGTAAACGAAAAGAATAACGAGTATCGTCAGGATATGGAATGA
- a CDS encoding manganese efflux pump MntP family protein — protein sequence MDATVFLWGQFLTLLLIAIALGMDAFSLGIGLGMVGLRLRKIVNISIMIGCFHVAMPLLGIAIGSYLSDIVGDIAIFIGGSILILLGVHMLWSVFFGENEGSIVKTSGLGLILFAISVSLDALSVGFSLGLMTVNKWLAVSMFGIVGGMMSCAGLLLGRSVGGWMGEYSEIIGGVILLIFGLKFIL from the coding sequence GTGGACGCTACAGTATTTCTTTGGGGACAATTTCTAACATTACTACTAATTGCGATTGCGTTGGGGATGGATGCGTTCTCACTGGGTATTGGGCTTGGTATGGTAGGTCTACGGTTGCGCAAAATTGTGAACATCAGCATTATGATTGGGTGTTTTCATGTTGCTATGCCTCTATTAGGCATTGCAATCGGCTCCTATCTCTCTGATATAGTAGGAGATATCGCTATTTTCATTGGAGGCAGTATCTTGATTCTCCTTGGCGTTCATATGTTATGGAGCGTCTTTTTTGGAGAAAATGAGGGGAGTATAGTGAAAACATCAGGTCTTGGACTGATTTTATTTGCTATTAGTGTTAGTCTGGATGCCCTATCAGTTGGCTTCTCACTTGGTTTGATGACAGTGAACAAATGGCTGGCAGTTAGCATGTTTGGTATCGTTGGAGGGATGATGTCTTGTGCTGGGTTACTGCTGGGGAGAAGCGTTGGAGGCTGGATGGGTGAATATAGTGAAATTATTGGCGGTGTTATCCTGCTGATTTTTGGTTTAAAATTTATTTTGTAA
- a CDS encoding L-threonylcarbamoyladenylate synthase yields the protein MLTKVWVVDKNVEEQKSCAHLVDAAKLVESGELVAFPTETVYGLGANALSDEAVEKIFVAKGRPSDNPLIVHIGEKSQLDTVATDIPVKARQLMEAFWPGPLTMFLPKKAGIASKVTAGLSTVGVRMPDHPVALELIKQAHVPIAAPSANRSGRPSPTTAQHVLEDLAGRISGIVDGGSTGVGVESTTIDMTVEPPMIHRPGGITVEQIERVIGEVAIDPAFLTEEKEQPISPGMKYKHYAPKGDLWLVSGQEDKVRAKMLELLTEAKEQGLTTGVMVPREHLKHWDNHALVDVTLQCGSLASLEEVAQDLYTDLRRFDEEQIQFILAETYPREGLGLAVMNRLEKAASHRMIKA from the coding sequence ATACTGACAAAGGTTTGGGTTGTGGATAAGAATGTGGAAGAACAAAAAAGTTGTGCACATCTTGTGGATGCAGCAAAACTTGTCGAATCAGGAGAGCTTGTTGCGTTTCCTACCGAAACGGTTTATGGGCTAGGGGCGAACGCTTTATCTGATGAGGCTGTGGAAAAAATCTTCGTTGCTAAGGGTAGACCGAGTGATAATCCACTGATCGTCCATATTGGTGAAAAATCACAACTAGACACTGTGGCCACTGACATCCCTGTAAAAGCAAGACAGTTGATGGAGGCATTTTGGCCAGGTCCACTTACAATGTTTCTACCCAAGAAAGCAGGAATCGCCTCCAAAGTAACGGCTGGATTATCTACAGTGGGAGTACGCATGCCTGATCATCCTGTTGCGTTGGAATTGATTAAACAGGCACACGTTCCAATAGCAGCACCAAGTGCAAACCGCTCTGGACGTCCAAGCCCTACTACAGCTCAGCATGTCCTAGAGGATTTAGCTGGAAGAATCTCAGGGATTGTAGACGGAGGAAGCACAGGTGTAGGTGTGGAATCTACGACAATAGACATGACAGTGGAACCGCCGATGATTCATCGACCAGGTGGTATTACTGTGGAGCAAATTGAGCGTGTAATCGGAGAGGTGGCAATTGATCCGGCTTTCTTAACGGAGGAAAAGGAACAACCAATCTCGCCTGGAATGAAATATAAGCATTATGCCCCTAAAGGAGATTTATGGTTAGTATCTGGTCAAGAGGATAAAGTAAGAGCAAAAATGCTGGAGCTTTTAACAGAAGCAAAAGAACAAGGATTAACAACAGGAGTAATGGTACCTAGAGAACATCTGAAGCACTGGGATAATCATGCTCTAGTAGATGTAACGCTTCAATGTGGTTCATTGGCATCATTGGAGGAAGTAGCTCAGGATTTGTATACGGACTTACGCCGATTTGATGAGGAGCAGATTCAGTTTATTTTAGCGGAAACGTATCCACGTGAGGGTCTTGGGCTCGCTGTAATGAATCGTTTAGAAAAAGCAGCATCTCATCGAATGATAAAGGCCTAA